The Paenibacillus sp. FSL W8-0426 region GACGACAACCGAAGTGGAAAACTTCCCGGGGTTCCCTCAGGGAATCATGGGGCCTGAACTCATGGATAACATGCGCAAACAAGCTGAGCGTTTTGGAGCAGAGTTCCGAAACGGATGGGTGGAGGAAGTCGATTTCAGCCAACGTCCCTTTAAGATCAAAGTAGAAGGCGTTGGCGAGCTGGAAGCCGATGCCGTGATCATCTCGACCGGTGCTTCTGCGCGTTATCTCGGCATACCGGGCGAGCAGGAAAATGTTGGGCGTGGCGTCAGCACATGCGCGACGTGCGACGGTTTCTTTTTCCGCGGGAAAAAACTGATTGTCGTTGGCGGAGGCGATTCCGCCATGGAGGAGGCGAGTTTCTTGACCCGCTTCGCAACCGAAGTGACGCTGGTGCATCGCCGCGACGAGCTGCGAGCTTCGAAAATCATGCAGGATCGGGCGCGCAGCAACGAAAAGGTGAAGTGGGCATTGAACCGTACACCGCTTGAGGTCCAAGCGGAAGGGCTGGGCGTCAAAGGCCTTAAGGTACGGAACAACGAGACCGGGCAGGAAGAGTTTTTGGAGGCGGATGGCGTCTTTGTGGCGATTGGACATACGCCGAATACAGGCTTCCTGGGCAACCAGATCACGCTGGATGACCATGGGTATGTTCTCGTCAAACCGGGAACGACGGAAACCAACGTTCCAGGCGTGTTCGCTTGCGGAGACGTGCAGGACACGAGATATCGCCAGGCCGTTACGGCTGCGGGCTCAGGCTGCATGGCGGCCATGGATTGCGAAAAGTTCCTTGAGGGCGAAATGGTTCACGACTGGAGCGAGACGTTGGATCTCTAAGCATGGCGAGGGTGTTTTTTTGCATAAACTATAGGGAAGAGACGTCGGGAAGTCTCATGGATTGACGAGAGAAGCCGGAAGGCTTCTCTTTTTTGAAACCAAATAAGCTGGAGATCGTATACATAGGGCGCATACTAGGTGTGAGGTGAAGAAATTGGGGGAAATGGTAAGGGAGTGGCTTCAGAACGCAACAGTGAGACGGTTTCTAATCCTCCTGCTGTTCTGTTTGATCCTATTTAGCATGGGAAGCATGCTGCACATGATTTTGCTGCTGTTTTTGGTGACGTATGTCATGAACCGGCTGCAACAATTCATTACCGCAAAGCTGAACAAATTGTTTCCGATAAATTATAAAGTGGTCGTCATTCTGTTATACCTGATCGTGATTGCGGCCATTGTATTGGGAATTTCGAGGTATTCTCCGAGGATCGTGGATCAGGTCATCCAGTTGACCAACGAGATCATCAAGTTTCTGGACAGCGCCGACGGGGACAATTTTACGTCCAAAATCGCAGGTTACCTGCAATCGTTTGATATCAAGAACTACACGAACGGAGCATTGAAATACATTCTGGCGCTGAGCAAATGGCTGGAATTCATTCTGCTCGTCATCATTCTAAGCTTGTTCTTCCTGCTCCAAAAGCAAGAAATCTTCAAATTTACATCCAAGTTCAAAGAGAGCAAAATTGGCTGGTTTTATAAAGAGGTCGCATACCTGGGGGATAAATTCGTATCTTCCTTTGGCAAAGTGATCGAGGCCCAGTTGATGATTGCCGTATTCAATACGATTTTGACTATTCTGGGGTTATGGATTCTCGGATTTCCGTACCTGTTCGCATTGACCATTCTGGTGTTTGCACTCAGTCTGGTTCCTGTGGCGGGGGTGATCATCTCCCTGGTGCCATTGTGCTTGATCGGATATCAAATCGGCGGACTGCAAATGGTCATTATCGTCGTTCTCATGATCATCGTCATTCACGCGCTCGAAACGTATTTCCTGAATCCGAAGCTGATGGCGCACAAAACAAAATTGCCGATGTTCTACACCTTTATCGTGCTGATCCTGTCCCAGCATTTCCTCGGCATCTGGGGCTTGATCATCGGGATTCCGATTTTTGTCTTCCTGCTGGACATTCTGGATGTGAACCGCATGGAGAAAACGGACGAACCGGTGCGGGTGGAATCGAAGCCATAAAGCTTGGATCTCAGTACGCTGACATTGCAGCAATGGTTGAAATTTGGAAAAAAGGAAAAACGCCTCCCATGTCGGGAAGGCGTTTTTTCGCATGCATGCCTGCGGACCATATGCGCCGGAAACCAAAGCCGGATCGGCCTGCAGCAGACGGCATGGCCCATCCATGGTATCGTATCGGCTTCCGTGGCATTCCGGCTACAGCCAGCCCTTTTTCTCGGCAATGCTGACGGCCTCCATGCGATTTTTGGCCTCCAGCTTATTGAATGCCTCGGACAAGTAATTTCGTACCGTACCGTACGAGAGGTGCAAGGAAGCGGCAATATGGTTGGCATTCAAGCCTGTAGCGGCCAGCCGCAGCACCTCTTTCTCGCGTTCGGTCAAGGGGTTGGCTTCCTTAGATGCACCGAACACAAGCTCCGGGGACACTTCGCGCCCGCCGTTCATGACGCGGCGGATGGCTTCGGCGAGCCTGTCGCTCGGCTCGTCCTTGAGCAGGTAGCCTTTCACGCCCGCTTGGATGGCCCGTTCCAGGAAGCCGGGCCGGGCAAAGGTCGTAAGAATGATGACCTTGCAGGACAAGCCCTGCTGCTGAATGCGTTCAGCCACGTCCAGCCCGGTCATGACGGGCATTTCAATGTCCATCAGGCAAAGGTCGGGTTGGAGGGAAGCAATAAGCTGCAATGCTTCTTCGCCATTGCCGGCCTCGCCGACCACCTGCAAATCATCCTCCAGATCAAGCAGGGAAGCGAGCGCTCCCCGCAGCATGCGTTGATCTTCGGCGATCAGTATTCGAATCATGATGACACTCCTCCTTGCATTTTACTGGCGATCAGCGGAAAGGAAAGGACAAGCTCCGTTCCGGTTTGGTCGGAGGAGATTCTCAGTGAACCGTCAATGAGGCCGAGCCGTTCACCCATGCCTTTTAATCCGTTCCCGGCTGTTTCCTCCGGGTTCTCCAATCCAATGCCGTTGTCCTTCACGGTGATGCCGATCCCGTAACGGGTCCGTTCCATGCGGATCATGCTGCGTGTAGCCTGGCTGTGCTTGACGATGTTGGTTACCGCTTCGAGCAAGCATAGACCGATCATGTTTTGCGTCAACTCGGGCACGTCGCTCCAAGATTCCTGTTCCCCGGCCATGTGAAGCTCGATTTCGGCGCTGCGCAGCATTTCTTTGGCATCGGCGAGAGCCTCGGGAATGCTGATGGCCCTCATGTCCGACACCAGCTGCCGGACTTCCCGGAGCGCCGCGCGGGACGTGCGTTCGATTTCGCGGGCTTCCTGCAGTGCCCGCTCGGGATTTTTGGGGATCAGTTTGGCGACCAGTTCGCTCTTGAGCGTGATCAGGGATAGCGTATGTCCCATCGTGTCGTGCAGATCCCTGGCGATGCGCATCCGCTCTTCGCGCTTAACCAGCTCTTTGATGTGCTGCTGCGCCTCATCCAATCGTACCTCCAGGTTCTGCCGGTCGATCATGGTGCGTATGCCATAGGGGGACACGAGCATGATCAGGTAAAACGGGGTAAAGAACATCAGCTGGTCCGCGGTCAGTTCGGTGATGCGCAGCGCGACGGGAACCGTCTGTACGATGGCAAAGATCAGCAGAAACAGTCGAAACAAACGTTTGTCTGCGTACCATCCGATAAAATTGGCCGAGAAGAACCCCAGGAAGAACATATTGGGGTCGATGATCAGCGACAGCACCAGAACGGTCAACATTTGCAGGCAAAGCCAGTACGAAAATTTGGCGGTTCCAGCCGTCATGTACAGCTGCCTGTAAGTTACGATAAACACGATAAAAGCGGTCAAGCCGACGTAGAGCACGGTTCCCCGCGAATTCCACAAGTAGTAGACCGGCATGGCGAGATAAATCAACCATATATAAGGATAGAAGCCGTACCGGTTCGGGAAAAGTTCAAAGCGCCGAAGCATGCGTGTGTGTTACGCCTCCTTTTGCTTTCTGCGGATATATGTGGATAGTAACATAAAACCCGCCAAGTATGCCGCCAAAATCAGGATATCGCGTAAAGCGGGCGCTTGGCCAGCTGCGATATTCCATGCCCCGTTGCCAAAGCTGTTGGATGGCAGCCAGCTGCCGATGCGTGCCAGCCATTCAGGCATAACGTCCAGCGGCATCCACATGCCTCCGAGCAGGGCAAGCGCCAAGTACAGCATGTTGCTCAAGCCGCTCGCCGTGTCAACCCGGCGGAATGTGCCGATGCAGGTGCCAAGCGCCAGAAACGGCAGCGATCCGGCGAGAATCCACAGCGCGGAGCCGATCCATTGAGAGGCAGTCAGTTCTACGCCGTTGATGAGGTAGCCGGCGGTAAAAATGATGACGATGGAGCAAAGATGAATGGCGGTCTGGCCGACCATTTTACCGGCGAAGTAGATGGAGCCTGGCAGCGGAGTGACCTGCAGGAAGGTTGACCAGCCGTGTGCGCGTTCCTGTACGAGCCGGATGCCCAGCGTCATGATGGAGGAACCCATGATGCTGAAACAGGTCATGGACATCAGGTAATGCGCGTTCCACGCTTCCGCATCGCTGGTGCCCGTAGCGAAGATTCGGGTGTACAGCACATAGAACGCAACCGGGATCATCAGGGACCAGAATACAAAATAAACGTTGCGCGACATGCGGAGCATTTCGACTTTGGATTGGGCAATCAGCATCGACATCGACATGTTAAACGTCCTCCTTCAGGGTTTCGACGAATTGGGCATAAGCTTCATCGAGCTGTCCGGCTTCGATGCGGATGTCCCGCACCGGAAGCTGACGCTCCACAATTTGGCGAATCAGTGCATCGGTATCGCCGGCGTACAGAACGCAGCGACCTTTCTTGTATTCGATTTGGTCCACGCCGGGCAGATCCTCCACGAGTTTGCGCATATTCGGCGAAGGCTCAGGTGAGCTGCTCGGGCTGCTTTCGGGCTTTAATGGATCCGAGATGGCGAAAGACAGCGTGCGCCGGGACATTCCCGCTTTGATGCTGTCAGGCGTTCCGTCCGCTGCAACCTTGCCATTATGGAACAAGATAATACGATCGGCAGCTTCGTCCGCCTCCTGAAGATAGTGGGTGGTGAAAATAACGGTCTTTCCCCTTCCCGCCAGTTCGCGTACATGGTTCCAGAAATGTCTGC contains the following coding sequences:
- the trxB gene encoding thioredoxin-disulfide reductase, with product MSKHRAIVIGTGPSGLTAAIYLARANLNPLVIEGLQPGGQLTTTTEVENFPGFPQGIMGPELMDNMRKQAERFGAEFRNGWVEEVDFSQRPFKIKVEGVGELEADAVIISTGASARYLGIPGEQENVGRGVSTCATCDGFFFRGKKLIVVGGGDSAMEEASFLTRFATEVTLVHRRDELRASKIMQDRARSNEKVKWALNRTPLEVQAEGLGVKGLKVRNNETGQEEFLEADGVFVAIGHTPNTGFLGNQITLDDHGYVLVKPGTTETNVPGVFACGDVQDTRYRQAVTAAGSGCMAAMDCEKFLEGEMVHDWSETLDL
- a CDS encoding AI-2E family transporter, with product MVREWLQNATVRRFLILLLFCLILFSMGSMLHMILLLFLVTYVMNRLQQFITAKLNKLFPINYKVVVILLYLIVIAAIVLGISRYSPRIVDQVIQLTNEIIKFLDSADGDNFTSKIAGYLQSFDIKNYTNGALKYILALSKWLEFILLVIILSLFFLLQKQEIFKFTSKFKESKIGWFYKEVAYLGDKFVSSFGKVIEAQLMIAVFNTILTILGLWILGFPYLFALTILVFALSLVPVAGVIISLVPLCLIGYQIGGLQMVIIVVLMIIVIHALETYFLNPKLMAHKTKLPMFYTFIVLILSQHFLGIWGLIIGIPIFVFLLDILDVNRMEKTDEPVRVESKP
- a CDS encoding response regulator transcription factor — translated: MIRILIAEDQRMLRGALASLLDLEDDLQVVGEAGNGEEALQLIASLQPDLCLMDIEMPVMTGLDVAERIQQQGLSCKVIILTTFARPGFLERAIQAGVKGYLLKDEPSDRLAEAIRRVMNGGREVSPELVFGASKEANPLTEREKEVLRLAATGLNANHIAASLHLSYGTVRNYLSEAFNKLEAKNRMEAVSIAEKKGWL
- a CDS encoding sensor histidine kinase — its product is MLRRFELFPNRYGFYPYIWLIYLAMPVYYLWNSRGTVLYVGLTAFIVFIVTYRQLYMTAGTAKFSYWLCLQMLTVLVLSLIIDPNMFFLGFFSANFIGWYADKRLFRLFLLIFAIVQTVPVALRITELTADQLMFFTPFYLIMLVSPYGIRTMIDRQNLEVRLDEAQQHIKELVKREERMRIARDLHDTMGHTLSLITLKSELVAKLIPKNPERALQEAREIERTSRAALREVRQLVSDMRAISIPEALADAKEMLRSAEIELHMAGEQESWSDVPELTQNMIGLCLLEAVTNIVKHSQATRSMIRMERTRYGIGITVKDNGIGLENPEETAGNGLKGMGERLGLIDGSLRISSDQTGTELVLSFPLIASKMQGGVSS
- a CDS encoding ABC transporter permease, with product MSMLIAQSKVEMLRMSRNVYFVFWSLMIPVAFYVLYTRIFATGTSDAEAWNAHYLMSMTCFSIMGSSIMTLGIRLVQERAHGWSTFLQVTPLPGSIYFAGKMVGQTAIHLCSIVIIFTAGYLINGVELTASQWIGSALWILAGSLPFLALGTCIGTFRRVDTASGLSNMLYLALALLGGMWMPLDVMPEWLARIGSWLPSNSFGNGAWNIAAGQAPALRDILILAAYLAGFMLLSTYIRRKQKEA